TCACCCAAGCGATACTGGATACTTTCATCGGCAAGTTCGAGCCTTAAAGGCACCACAAGTAACTCTGGATCAAGCGTACTCTGTGGTTCAATACCGGCCTCGATTGCTTCAGACGCAGTCACAACGGGCTTACTTGTTTGATTAATTGAAAGCGTTTCAGGCGCTAACTCAGGGCCAACGGCCTCGTGATAAATTGCCCCGTCACGCTGCCAACCATGGACAGCAAAGTAATTCGCCACGCTGCCAATGGCATCAACCGGATTTTCCCATAAATCTCGTTTACCATCGCCGTCAAAATCAACAGCATATGCTTGATAACTAGTGGGAATAAACTGGGGATATCCCATTGCGCCAGCATACGAGCCATAAAGCTCGTCAGCTTCAACGCCTTGCTCATGAGCAATTTTCAAGAAAGCCGCCAGCTCGCCTCGAAAAAAGCCACCACGGACGGGATGATAGAACGCTAAGGTTGCTAATGAGTCTAGTACCCGATGGCGCCCTTTATGCTTACCGTAATAGGTTTCAACGCCAATAATGGCAGCAATAACTTCTGGGGGAACACCATACTCCTCTTCAGCCCGGGCAAGTGCATCCTCATACTCATTGATGAATTCAGCGCCTTCCTCAATACGTTGCTGCGTTAAGAATATATCGCGATACTCATGCCAACGTAAGCGACGTTCAGCCGCGCCTTCCATAGCGTCCAAAACAGACTGGCTATAGTTGGCTTGATTCAGGGTATCTGTTAGCCATTGTCGAGAAATTCCTTGCGCTGCCAACTCGTCAACTAACTGTTGAGTACCTTCGTGCTGCTGCGGATCAAAAGGCGACGCGTCGTCAGCCCACGCAACCGTGTAAGAACACGCCATTAAAACAGCTGCCACGCAGCCGCCTACTTTATTTCGGACCCAGTTCATTAACTCACCACTCCTGTGAAAAAGCACCGCCACTTATCCATTCGATATTATCGCGGTAACAACCGCCGATGGGCATGTATTGACATGAGAATACCGAACCCTGCCAGTAAGGTCACGCTGGAAGTCCCGCCATAGCTCACCAGCGGCAGCGGTACGCCAACAACGGGCAAAATACCACTCACCATGCCGACATTGACGAACACATATATAAAAAACGTCAGAATAATACTGCCTGCAAATAGCCGACCAAAGGTGTCCTGAGAAGAAGTCGCTAACCAAAGGCCTCGCCCCACAATCATGACATATAGGGACAGCAGCACCAGCATTCCTACCAGACCAAACTCTTCACCTAACACGGCAATAATAAAGTCCGTATGGCGCTCAGGTAGGAACTCTAATTGAGACTGGGTACCTTCTAACCACCCCTTCCCCCATAAGCCACCGCTACCTATAGCCGTCGTCGATTGAATAATATTCCAACCCGACCCTAAAGGGTCGCTATCCGGATCCAGGAACGTTAAAACCCGTTGACGCTGATAGTTGTGCATGTTCATCCATAGAACAGGAAGCCCTGCCGCTATTAAGGCACCCACTAAACCAATTAAGCGCCAGGACAAGCCTGCCAGGAGCACAACAATGACCGCCGCACTGGCCACTAAAAGCGATGTACCAAGATCCGGTTGAATAGCGGTAAGCACCACCGGCAAACCGATTATCACCGCACATACCAAAATATGCCTGAAACGCGGCGGTAATTGGCAACGATTCAGATAAGCGGCAACCATTAACGGCACCGCTAATTTCATCATTTCAGATGGCTGAAAGCGAATAACACCCGGTATTTCAAGCCACCGCTTTGCCCCCATACCCACATCACCAGCGATCTCAACTGCCAGTAACATTGCCAGCCCCACGCCGTAAGCCAAGGGAGCCCAGCGCAGAAACGTGGAAGGCGATAATTGAGCAATAACCACCATCACCACGATGGCAACACCAAATCGAATGGCCTGAGCAATGACGGTATCAATACGCTGCCCAGAGGCGCTGTAAAGCACTAACAACCCACCTCCCATCAGCAACAGCAGAAAACCTAGCAACCATGGATCAAGATGAACTCGCTCCCAGATGCTTTTGCGTCTGGCGATACCGCTATCTGGCGGGCGCACTGGGTAACGGCGTAACGGGCGGGAGAGGGTTTGCCATGACCTCATTAATTGCCCTCCACGTTGGCAGTATCTTCTTCCAATACTTCCTTAACCTCTTCAACATCCGGCGCATCATCATTTAACAGCCATGCATCAGTCATCGCGCGCGCCAAGTGGGCAGCGTGGGTACTACCGCCGCCAGCATTTTCAACAATCACTGATACCGCAATTTGTGGGTCTTCAAGCGGTGCAAACGCCATAAAAAGAGCATGATCGCGCAAGCGCTCCTCAAGCTCATCGGCGTTATAGCGCTGATCCTGCCCAAGCGAGAACACCTGGGCAGTGCCTGATTTTCCACCCATACGATACTCTAGCCCCACCCCCGTTCGCCGCGCCGTGCCTTCGTTACCACTGATAACTTTTTCCATACCACTGAAGACACGATTCCACCAATTTTCATTATCCAGCTGAATATCAGGCAGCGTATCCGGCAAGTCCTGTGCCAAGGGCACGTCGCCTATCTCTAACGCAATACGCGGCTTTACCCAATGACCACGGTTAGCCAATGTAGCGGTTGCGCTAGCCAGCTGTAGCGGAGTTACCTGCCAGTAGCCCTGACCAATACCTACCGAGAGTGTTTCACCGGGATACCAAGGCTGATTGAATCGCGCTCGCTTCCAATCACGAGACGGCATCAGGCCAGTACTTTCACCCTGCACATCATGAGCAACACGCCGACCAAAACCAAAATTAGACATTTGTTCATGCAGGTTATCGATACCCAGGTCATGGGCTAGGGTGTAATAGTAGGTATTGTTTGAAACAGCGATCGAACGCTCCATATCTACCCGGCCATGCCCCCAGCGCAACCAATTGCGATAACGGCGAGAGTCATTGGGTAATTGATAGAAACCTGGGTCGCTAATCGTGCTATCGGGGGTGATCACCCCTTCAACTAATCCCGCCAGCGCTAAAAAAGGCTTAATCGTGGAACCAGGCGGATAATGACCGCGAATTGCCCGATTAAATAACGGTAGGTCGATATTTTCCTGCAAGCCTCGATAGGAAGCGACGTCAATTCCCGTAACAAACTGATTACTATCAAAGCCAGGTGTCGATACCATAGCGAGAATTTCTCCCGTGCCAGGCACGATAGCGACGATAGAGCCGCGCCTTCCAGCTAACAATTCGTAAGCCAGCATTTGCATTGACTTATCAAGCGTTAACGTAAGGTTTCCCCCCGGCACCGGATCAGTACGGCCAAGTTCTCTAAGCACACGCCCGCGTGCATTCGTTTCTACTTTGCGCAGCCCGGCTTGCCCGTGCAGCTCCGTCTCGTAAAAACGCTCAACACCCGTTTTACCGATAAAGTGTGTCCCTGCATATCGCCCAGCATCTAGAGTTTGCATCTCTTCTGCGTTGATACGCCCTACGTAACCCAACGCATGCGCCATCATTTCAGCATCAGGGTAGTAGCGGAGTAATTGTGCTTCTACTTCAACCCCTGGCAGGCGATGTCGATTCACCGCTAGCCTTGCGATTTGATCTTCACTCAAATCACTCATTAAAAGCGCGGGCTGAAACGGGCGTTGGCGTTGCCGCGAACGAACATTGAACGCTTCAATATCTTCTTCAGGCAAGTCGAGAAGCTCAACTAGCAGTGCTAACGTTTCATCTAAATCATCAACGCGTTCGCGTACCAAAGTGAGGTTATAGGTAGGACGATTTTCGGCGAGGAGGACACCATTGCGGTCGTAGATTAACCCTCGGTTGGGGGGTAACGGCTCAACACGAACACGGTTTTTTTCGGAGCGGGTACTGTATAAGTCGTGCTGAACGATCTGCAAGTATGCTAATCGCCCAGTCAACAACCCCGTCAAAATAACCACCACTAAGACGGCAAGCAGCGCCCTGACACGAAAAATACGCAATTCTTGCTCAGGGTTTTTAAGCGTGTCACGGCGCTTAGGCATGGGTAACGATGACTCTCAAATCAGACAAAAAGCAATTATCGATGATAGGGGTGGCCTACTAGCAGGGTCCACGCCCGGTAAAGCTGCTCAGCCAGCATTATGCGTACTAGTGGGTGCGGTAACGTGAGCGGTGATAAAGACCACGCTTTATCAGCCATTGCTGAAAGGGATGGCTCTAAGCCATCAGGCCCTCCCACCAATAGCACGATATCTTTGCCCAACATACGCCAGGCGTCAGCCTCGTCAGCAAGTTGCTCGGTACTCCAGGTTTTACCCTTAACCTCAAGTGCCACGATATACTCGTCACCACGTAGCTTGTCGCGTATACGCTGCGCTTCTTGCGCACGCGCCTTTGCTATATCAGCATTTTTACCACGCTGACCCAGTGGAATCTCTTCGATTTCAAGCGTGAAATCTCGAGGTAGCCGTTTGCGGTAGGTCTCAATGCCCTCTTCAACCCACGCAGGCATTTTGGTGCCCACCGCTAACAGCCGGATCTTCATGACATCGTGGCTCGCTCTTCAAACCGCTTGAGCGACTCACTAATGGCTCCAGCATCATTGGGCAAGTCTGCCCATAAACGCTCAAGATCGTAGAGCGCTCGCGCTTCAGGCAACATAATATGGACAACCACATCACCCAGATCTACCAGCACCCAGTCAGCGTTATCGCCACCTTCAACACCACGGGGCGAAAGGCCTGACGCTTTGGCTTTTTCCACAACGTTTTGCGCTAAAGCAGCCACGTGGCGAGTAGACGTACCACTGGCGATCAGCATCAAGTCAGTAACTTCTGTCAGCTTGGAAACATCTAGTTGCGTAATATCTCGTGCTTTAAGCTCTTCTAGGGCATCAACCGCTAGATTTTTAAGTGTATCGATGTGCATGGCTCCTAAAGGCAACCCCTTGTTGTCGTAAGCTCAGCAAAAACGAGCTCAGTGATATTCAGTCAATAAGCCGGCCATTGTAACGGCTTCTTTCCTGACTGCCAGCGCTATTCGCTAGAATGATAGAAACCATAATGCAGAATGGCTTCTTCAACTGCCTCAGGCAGTAGGTAACGAACGCTTTTGCCCATTTTCAAACGCTCTCTTATATAAGTAGCCGAAATCGCCATCATGGAAGGCAAGGCCAGCGTAAGAACATTGCCATTCGGGCATTGCATCAGTTCATCTACACTATCGACTTCACGATCACCCACCAGTTCCCTTAACGCTTCAGGCCAAGGAGCGTTATAGCCAGGTCGAGCGATCACCACGAGGTGCGCCAAGGAGAATATCTGCTTGGCTTTGTGCCATTTGGCTAACCGCAGGAAAGCATCGAACCCGATAATCATCACTAGAGAAGCGCTATCGCCATACGCTTGCCGCAGCTCGGCAAGCGTATCCACGCTATAAGAAGGCCCTTCTCGGCGTAGCTCACGATCATCTGCCACCACCCCTGGTGTGTCGCTAATACCTAACGTCAACAACTCAAAACGCTGCTCCGGCGACACCTGAGGCGTATCACGCAGAGGCGGCTGAGGCGCAGGAATCATGTGCAGACGATCAAGCCCAAGGGCTTCACGAACCTCAACGGCGCTTCGTAAATGCCCCAGATGCACAGGATCAAAGGTACCTCCCAGCATACCTATTCGCATGGATGTTGAACTCATTGCCTGACTTGCCCATCCCCAAACACTACATATTTTTGCGTTGTGAGCCCTTCTAATCCAACAGGCCCTCGTGCATGCAGCTTATCGGTTGAGATACCTATTTCGGCTCCCAGCCCA
This genomic window from Halomonas sp. TD01 contains:
- the mltB gene encoding lytic murein transglycosylase B yields the protein MNWVRNKVGGCVAAVLMACSYTVAWADDASPFDPQQHEGTQQLVDELAAQGISRQWLTDTLNQANYSQSVLDAMEGAAERRLRWHEYRDIFLTQQRIEEGAEFINEYEDALARAEEEYGVPPEVIAAIIGVETYYGKHKGRHRVLDSLATLAFYHPVRGGFFRGELAAFLKIAHEQGVEADELYGSYAGAMGYPQFIPTSYQAYAVDFDGDGKRDLWENPVDAIGSVANYFAVHGWQRDGAIYHEAVGPELAPETLSINQTSKPVVTASEAIEAGIEPQSTLDPELLVVPLRLELADESIQYRLGEYNFYVITRYNHSHLYAMAVAELSEAIERQVEG
- the rodA gene encoding rod shape-determining protein RodA → MRSWQTLSRPLRRYPVRPPDSGIARRKSIWERVHLDPWLLGFLLLLMGGGLLVLYSASGQRIDTVIAQAIRFGVAIVVMVVIAQLSPSTFLRWAPLAYGVGLAMLLAVEIAGDVGMGAKRWLEIPGVIRFQPSEMMKLAVPLMVAAYLNRCQLPPRFRHILVCAVIIGLPVVLTAIQPDLGTSLLVASAAVIVVLLAGLSWRLIGLVGALIAAGLPVLWMNMHNYQRQRVLTFLDPDSDPLGSGWNIIQSTTAIGSGGLWGKGWLEGTQSQLEFLPERHTDFIIAVLGEEFGLVGMLVLLSLYVMIVGRGLWLATSSQDTFGRLFAGSIILTFFIYVFVNVGMVSGILPVVGVPLPLVSYGGTSSVTLLAGFGILMSIHAHRRLLPR
- the mrdA gene encoding penicillin-binding protein 2; translated protein: MPKRRDTLKNPEQELRIFRVRALLAVLVVVILTGLLTGRLAYLQIVQHDLYSTRSEKNRVRVEPLPPNRGLIYDRNGVLLAENRPTYNLTLVRERVDDLDETLALLVELLDLPEEDIEAFNVRSRQRQRPFQPALLMSDLSEDQIARLAVNRHRLPGVEVEAQLLRYYPDAEMMAHALGYVGRINAEEMQTLDAGRYAGTHFIGKTGVERFYETELHGQAGLRKVETNARGRVLRELGRTDPVPGGNLTLTLDKSMQMLAYELLAGRRGSIVAIVPGTGEILAMVSTPGFDSNQFVTGIDVASYRGLQENIDLPLFNRAIRGHYPPGSTIKPFLALAGLVEGVITPDSTISDPGFYQLPNDSRRYRNWLRWGHGRVDMERSIAVSNNTYYYTLAHDLGIDNLHEQMSNFGFGRRVAHDVQGESTGLMPSRDWKRARFNQPWYPGETLSVGIGQGYWQVTPLQLASATATLANRGHWVKPRIALEIGDVPLAQDLPDTLPDIQLDNENWWNRVFSGMEKVISGNEGTARRTGVGLEYRMGGKSGTAQVFSLGQDQRYNADELEERLRDHALFMAFAPLEDPQIAVSVIVENAGGGSTHAAHLARAMTDAWLLNDDAPDVEEVKEVLEEDTANVEGN
- the rlmH gene encoding 23S rRNA (pseudouridine(1915)-N(3))-methyltransferase RlmH, coding for MKIRLLAVGTKMPAWVEEGIETYRKRLPRDFTLEIEEIPLGQRGKNADIAKARAQEAQRIRDKLRGDEYIVALEVKGKTWSTEQLADEADAWRMLGKDIVLLVGGPDGLEPSLSAMADKAWSLSPLTLPHPLVRIMLAEQLYRAWTLLVGHPYHR
- the rsfS gene encoding ribosome silencing factor, which translates into the protein MHIDTLKNLAVDALEELKARDITQLDVSKLTEVTDLMLIASGTSTRHVAALAQNVVEKAKASGLSPRGVEGGDNADWVLVDLGDVVVHIMLPEARALYDLERLWADLPNDAGAISESLKRFEERATMS
- the nadD gene encoding nicotinate-nucleotide adenylyltransferase encodes the protein MRIGMLGGTFDPVHLGHLRSAVEVREALGLDRLHMIPAPQPPLRDTPQVSPEQRFELLTLGISDTPGVVADDRELRREGPSYSVDTLAELRQAYGDSASLVMIIGFDAFLRLAKWHKAKQIFSLAHLVVIARPGYNAPWPEALRELVGDREVDSVDELMQCPNGNVLTLALPSMMAISATYIRERLKMGKSVRYLLPEAVEEAILHYGFYHSSE